In Primulina eburnea isolate SZY01 chromosome 14, ASM2296580v1, whole genome shotgun sequence, the following proteins share a genomic window:
- the LOC140812635 gene encoding ubiquitin-conjugating enzyme E2-23 kDa-like, which produces MLYVHQTRIYHFILFSLKSQEKIENNKEKKSRIMSSPSKRREMDLMKLMMTDYKVEMINDGMQEFNVEFHGPKDSPYQGGVWRIRVELPVAYPYKSPSIGFVNKIYHPNVDEMSGSVCLDVINQTWSPMFDLVNVFEVFLPQLLLYPNPSDPLNGEAAALMMRDRNAYEQRVKEYCEKYAKAEDVGALHDEKSSDEELSEDEYASSDEEVAGKADP; this is translated from the exons ATGCTATACGTACACCAAACCAGAATATATCATTTCATTTTATTCAGTCTGAAATCCCAGGAAAAAAtcgaaaataataaagaaaagaaatcaAGAATCATGTCTTCCCCCAGCAAACGCAGGGAAATGGATTTGATGAAACT GATGATGACTGATTATAAGGTGGAGATGATCAATGATGGCATGCAGGAGTTCAATGTCGAATTCCATGGACCCAAAGACA GTCCTTATCAAGGAGGTGTTTGGAGGATAAGAGTGGAGCTTCCTGTTGCTTATCCATATAAATCTCCCTCCATTGGTTTTGTGAACAAGATTTACCATCCAAATGTTGATGAAAT GTCAGGATCTGTGTGTTTAGATGTAATCAATCAGACATGGAGCCCCATGTTTG ACCTAGTTAATGTGTTTGAAGTGTTTCTTCCACAACTTCTATTGTATCCAAATCCATCAGATCCTCTGAATGGAGAGGCGGCTGCTCTGATGATGCGTGACCGCAATGCATATGAACAAAGAGTTAAAG AGTACTGCGAGAAATATGCAAAGGCTGAAGATGTTGGAGCCTTGCATGATGAAAAATCCAGTGATGAGGAGCTGAGTGAAGATGAATATGCCTCCAGCGACGAGGAGGTAGCTGGAAAAGCTGATCCATAA